A stretch of the Panicum virgatum strain AP13 chromosome 9N, P.virgatum_v5, whole genome shotgun sequence genome encodes the following:
- the LOC120693389 gene encoding heavy metal-associated isoprenylated plant protein 39-like: MSKKIVVKLDLHDNKDKQKAIKAVSALTGIDEISVDMASHKMTVIGMVDPVNVVSRLRKASWAATIDSVGPAKEPEKKEEKKDGEAKKDGEGEKKDGEAKKDGEGEKKDGEGEKKDGGDGKKAAPPTEQQILAELMNQYRAYYPPMHTHYYAQSLEENPNSCAIC; this comes from the exons ATGTCGAAG AAAATCGTGGTGAAGCTGGACCTGCACGACAACAAGGACAAGCAGAAGGCCATCAAGGCCGTCTCGGCGCTCACCG GGATCGACGAGATCTCCGTGGACATGGCGTCGCACAAGATGACGGTGATCGGCATGGTGGACCCCGTGAACGTGGTGAGCAGGCTGCGCAAGGCCTCGTGGGCGGCGACCATCGACTCGGTCGGCCCGGCCAAGGAGCccgagaagaaggaggagaagaaggacgGGGAGGCCAAGAAGGACGGCGAGGGCGAGAAGAAGGACGGGGAGGCCAAGAAGGACGGCGAGGGCGAGAAGAAGGACGGCGAGGGGGAGAAgaaggacggcggcgacggcaagaaggcggcgccgccgacggaGCAGCAGATCCTCGCCGAgctgatgaaccagtaccgcgCCTACTACCCGCCCATGCACACCCACTACTACGCCCAGAGCTTGGAGGAGAACCCCAACTCCTGCGCCATCTGCTAG
- the LOC120692944 gene encoding probable lysophospholipase BODYGUARD 1, whose product MGAAARSALASAGRAANEAVSLVVFVLLDALEVLLCVVYKVADYVAEGAWRPCYCSRSSAAAGATGKIVVSERGGSKVVSMLSSTKLHLEDISDTLYARPSVLACAAASASGSSGASPRRPAGVAVHSTIVQMLRGKIGVGGGKHRPYPSPRWSDCHCANCNPADTGRLFVHVEGGGGGGAATEEDVLFIHGFVSSSGFWTETVLPHVSPSARSRRRLFAVDLLGFGRSPKPADSLYTLREHVEMIERSVIERHGVRSFHIVAHSLGSILALALAVKYPAAVRSLTLVAPPYFPVPRGEVGTQYVLRTVAPRRVWPPIAFGASVACWYEHLSRTVSIVLCKHHRLWELAFRVFTLYRVRTYLMDGFFCHTHIASWHTLHNIICGSAGKIDKCLEVVRDQLTCDVTVYHGGDDELLPVQCSHAVKAKVPRAQVRVIDGKDHVTIVVGRQKDLARELEEIWDRRR is encoded by the exons ATGGGCGCCGCGGCGCGGTCGGCATTGGCGTCGGCCGGCCGTGCGGCGAACGAGGCCGTCAGCCTCGTGGTGTTCGTGCTGCTGGACGCGCTGGAGGTGCTGCTCTGCGTCGTGTACAAGGTGGCGGACTACGTGGCGGAGGGCGCGTGGCGGCCCTGCTACTGCTCGCGCtcgtcggcggccgcgggggccaCGGGCAAGATCGTCGTGTCGGAGCGGGGCGGCTCCAAGGTGGTCAGCATGCTGTCGTCCACCAAGCTGCACCTCGAGGACATCTCCGACACGCTCTACGCGCGCCCCTCCGTGctcgcctgcgcggcggcgtccgcgtccGGGTCATCCGGCGCCTCCCCGCGGCGCCCGGCGGGGGTCGCCGTGCACTCCACCATCGTGCAGATGCTGCGGGGCAAgatcggcgtcggcggcggcaagcACCGGCCGTACCCGTCGCCGCGGTGGTCCGACTGCCACTGCGCCAACTGCAACCCCGCGGACACGGGCCGCCTCTTCGTCCACGTCGAGG gcggcggcggcggcggcgcggcgacggagGAGGACGTGCTGTTCATCCACGGGTTCGTCTCGTCGTCGGGGTTCTGGACGGAGACGGTGCTCCCGCACGTGAGCCCCTCGGCGCGGTCCCGGCGGCGGCTGTTCGCCGTGGACCTGCTCGGGTTCGGGCGCAGCCCCAAGCCGGCGGACTCGCTCTACACGCTGCGGGAGCACGTGGAGATGATCGAGCGCTCCGTCATCGAGCGCCACGGGGTGCGCTCCTTCCACATCGTCGCGCACTCGCTCGGCTCCAtcctcgcgctcgcgctcgccgtcAAGTACCCCGCCGCGGTCAGGTCGCTCACCCTCGTCGCGCCG CCCTACTTCCCGGTGCCGCGCGGCGAGGTCGGGACGCAGTACGTGCTCCGGACGGTGGCGCCGCGGCGGGTGTGGCCGCCGATCGCGTTCGGCGCCTCGGTGGCGTGCTGGTACGAGCACCTCAGCCGCACCGTCAGCATCGTGCTCTGCAAGCACCACCGCCTCTGGGAGCTCGCCTTCCGCGTCTTCACCCTCTACAG GGTCCGGACCTACCTCATGGACGGCTTCTTCTGCCACACCCACATCGCGTCGTGGCACACGCTCCACAACATCATCTGCGGCAGCGCCGGCAAGATCGACAAGTGCCTGGAGGTCGTCCGGGACCAGCTCACCTGCGACGTCACCGTCTACCACGGCGGGGACGACGAGCTCCTCCCCGTGCAGTGCAGCCACGCGGTGAAGGCCAAGGTCCCGCGCGCCCAGGTCAGGGTCATCGACGGCAAGGACCACGTAACCATCGTCGTCGGCCGGCAGAAGGACCTGGCCAGGGAGCTCGAGGAGATCTGGGACAGGAGGCGGTGA